The Desulfatibacillum aliphaticivorans DSM 15576 genome includes a window with the following:
- a CDS encoding DsbA family oxidoreductase gives MPESSQVLEVFSDYTCPFCYFNMENAEKLAKEFNVPIRWRYYPLHSDVPDEGIALTELLDVPLSEVEKWDREFSKTAAHLGLPFCSLDKTYNSRLAQELGLWAADQGKGHAFHKAAFEAFFGQGLNLASKDVLLNIAEKAGLPLDEAEKIITDRTYQEAVDKEWEAAEAKAITAVPTMIFGENRLIGAKSWEQMTALVQAGLTGQ, from the coding sequence ATGCCCGAATCTTCACAGGTGCTGGAAGTATTTTCCGACTACACCTGCCCCTTTTGCTACTTTAATATGGAAAACGCCGAAAAACTGGCCAAGGAATTTAATGTTCCCATCCGCTGGCGCTACTACCCTTTGCATTCCGACGTTCCCGACGAGGGCATAGCCCTGACAGAACTGTTGGACGTCCCCCTCTCCGAAGTGGAAAAGTGGGACAGGGAGTTTTCGAAAACAGCCGCCCACCTGGGGCTGCCTTTTTGCTCCCTGGACAAAACCTACAACAGCAGGCTGGCTCAGGAACTGGGGCTTTGGGCCGCGGATCAGGGAAAAGGGCATGCCTTCCACAAGGCTGCTTTTGAAGCCTTTTTCGGCCAGGGGTTGAATCTTGCCTCCAAGGACGTGCTGCTGAACATCGCGGAAAAAGCGGGCCTGCCCCTTGATGAAGCGGAGAAAATCATCACGGATCGCACCTACCAGGAGGCGGTGGACAAAGAATGGGAAGCTGCGGAGGCCAAGGCGATTACCGCCGTGCCCACCATGATCTTTGGAGAAAATCGTCTGATTGGAGCCAAATCCTGGGAGCAAATGACGGCCCTGGTTCAGGCCGGTTTGACCGGTCAATAG